From Triticum urartu cultivar G1812 chromosome 2, Tu2.1, whole genome shotgun sequence, a single genomic window includes:
- the LOC125539351 gene encoding protein RKD5-like isoform X1, which translates to MDAAAAAVTTLSALAVFASTLHQGAVRSVHGYRVVAMGGRCAWDRWVEREFAFSPTSCREVPLPAAAPRILPVEWRGRPAYREGQVLGAWRCVLAFDSIAAVPLPPTPPPMLCPFRNPGLVCVPSLYNDLYMVYQFQKFQQAPELVKRDSDEKSTRLEAEDKTSDVEVKEESGSDSDEDPQSGEDAELPAHVERRRRAKKQHIASITLADIAPYFHLPIREASRALKIGVSILKQKCRQYGIPRWPHRKIKSLDSLISDLEFVMDDTDGDVVQKETRRQREKEREKEKEKEKQEAIQALAKRKRLLESEKEIIQQKPALDLMAETKLFREDVFKRRYRAKRLPGQ; encoded by the exons atggacgccgccgccgccgccgtcaccaCCCTCTCCGCGCTCGCCGTCTTCGCCAGCACGCTCCACCAAG GCGCCGTGCGGAGCGTGCACGGGTACAGGGTCGTCGCGATGGGAGGGAGGTGCGCGTGGGACCGGTGGGTGGAGCGGGAGTTCGCCTTCTCCCCCACCTCCTGCCGCGAGGTCCcgctccccgccgccgcgccgcggATACTCCCGGTCGAGTGGCGCGGCCGCCCGGCGTACCGCGAGGGCCAGGTGCTGGGCGCCTGGCGCTGCGTCCTGGCCTTCGATTCCATCGCCGCCGTGCCGCTGCCGCCCACGCCTCCCCCGATGCTCTGCCCCTTCCG GAACCCGGGGCTGGTGTGCGTGCCTTCGCTGTACAACGACCTGTACATGGTGTATCAGTTTCAGAAATTTCAACAGGCCCCGGAGCTCGTCAAACGTGATTCGGATGAGAAATCGACCCGTTTGGAAGCagaggataaaacttctgatgtcGAAGTTAAAGAAGAGTCAGGGTCTGATTCTGATGAGGATCCCCAATCTGGTGAAG ATGCAGAACTTCCAGCACATGTTGAGAGACGCCGGAGAGCCAAGAAGCAGCACATAGCTAGCATCACTCTAGCTGACATAGCCCCGTACTTCCATCTTCCAATCAGAGAAGCATCCAGGGCTCTGAAGATCGGAGTCAGCATACTGAAGCAGAAATGCAGGCAATACGGGATACCCCGCTGGCCTCACAGGAAGATCAAGTCCCTCGATTCACTGATTAGTGATCTGGAG TTTGTGATGGACGACACAGATGGAGATGTTGTGCAGAAGGAGACTCGCAGgcagagggagaaggagagggagaaggagaaggagaaggagaagcagGAGGCGATCCAAGCGCTGGCTAAGCGGAAGCGGTTGCTGGAGAGCGAGAAGGAGATCATCCAGCAGAAGCCTGCCCTGGACCTGATGGCTGAAACCAAGCTGTTTAGGGAGGACGTTTTCAAGAGGAGATACAGAGCTAAAAGATTGCCCGGTCAATGA
- the LOC125539351 gene encoding protein RKD5-like isoform X2 — translation MDAAAAAVTTLSALAVFASTLHQGAVRSVHGYRVVAMGGRCAWDRWVEREFAFSPTSCREVPLPAAAPRILPVEWRGRPAYREGQVLGAWRCVLAFDSIAAVPLPPTPPPMLCPFRNPGLVCVPSLYNDLYMVYQFQKFQQAPELVKRDSDEKSTRLEAEDKTSDVEVKEESGSDSDEDPQSGEELPAHVERRRRAKKQHIASITLADIAPYFHLPIREASRALKIGVSILKQKCRQYGIPRWPHRKIKSLDSLISDLEFVMDDTDGDVVQKETRRQREKEREKEKEKEKQEAIQALAKRKRLLESEKEIIQQKPALDLMAETKLFREDVFKRRYRAKRLPGQ, via the exons atggacgccgccgccgccgccgtcaccaCCCTCTCCGCGCTCGCCGTCTTCGCCAGCACGCTCCACCAAG GCGCCGTGCGGAGCGTGCACGGGTACAGGGTCGTCGCGATGGGAGGGAGGTGCGCGTGGGACCGGTGGGTGGAGCGGGAGTTCGCCTTCTCCCCCACCTCCTGCCGCGAGGTCCcgctccccgccgccgcgccgcggATACTCCCGGTCGAGTGGCGCGGCCGCCCGGCGTACCGCGAGGGCCAGGTGCTGGGCGCCTGGCGCTGCGTCCTGGCCTTCGATTCCATCGCCGCCGTGCCGCTGCCGCCCACGCCTCCCCCGATGCTCTGCCCCTTCCG GAACCCGGGGCTGGTGTGCGTGCCTTCGCTGTACAACGACCTGTACATGGTGTATCAGTTTCAGAAATTTCAACAGGCCCCGGAGCTCGTCAAACGTGATTCGGATGAGAAATCGACCCGTTTGGAAGCagaggataaaacttctgatgtcGAAGTTAAAGAAGAGTCAGGGTCTGATTCTGATGAGGATCCCCAATCTGGTGAAG AACTTCCAGCACATGTTGAGAGACGCCGGAGAGCCAAGAAGCAGCACATAGCTAGCATCACTCTAGCTGACATAGCCCCGTACTTCCATCTTCCAATCAGAGAAGCATCCAGGGCTCTGAAGATCGGAGTCAGCATACTGAAGCAGAAATGCAGGCAATACGGGATACCCCGCTGGCCTCACAGGAAGATCAAGTCCCTCGATTCACTGATTAGTGATCTGGAG TTTGTGATGGACGACACAGATGGAGATGTTGTGCAGAAGGAGACTCGCAGgcagagggagaaggagagggagaaggagaaggagaaggagaagcagGAGGCGATCCAAGCGCTGGCTAAGCGGAAGCGGTTGCTGGAGAGCGAGAAGGAGATCATCCAGCAGAAGCCTGCCCTGGACCTGATGGCTGAAACCAAGCTGTTTAGGGAGGACGTTTTCAAGAGGAGATACAGAGCTAAAAGATTGCCCGGTCAATGA